A single window of Candidatus Hydrogenedentota bacterium DNA harbors:
- a CDS encoding TetR/AcrR family transcriptional regulator has product MKTRKGEKEKLKTVILDRAIAYLKKHGRGEAGTDQIMKYAGLSRGALYSHFKSKDDLFAQAVCHDLARLEANLAMRFEVEGSVALKGMIEDHLSERSLTDVGSSCAFTSLSTDMQRCKAGHRALYEQHMIRIYGMFAAALKDQFPDDPPEENLAKAINLYSALVGTLTMARTISDPALARKTLEGGKRYLLATFVPRSLEKTVTHDASGHP; this is encoded by the coding sequence ATGAAGACCCGCAAGGGCGAGAAAGAGAAACTGAAGACGGTGATTCTGGACCGGGCCATCGCCTATCTGAAGAAGCACGGTCGCGGCGAGGCGGGCACGGATCAAATCATGAAATACGCGGGTCTATCGCGCGGCGCGCTTTACAGCCACTTCAAATCCAAGGACGATCTTTTTGCCCAGGCGGTTTGCCACGATCTGGCCCGCCTGGAAGCGAACCTGGCAATGCGATTTGAAGTGGAGGGCTCCGTCGCACTCAAAGGGATGATAGAAGATCATCTTTCCGAACGCAGTCTGACCGATGTTGGGTCGAGTTGTGCATTTACGTCCCTGAGCACGGACATGCAGCGGTGTAAGGCGGGACATCGCGCGCTGTATGAGCAGCACATGATCCGGATCTATGGGATGTTCGCCGCCGCGCTTAAGGATCAGTTCCCCGATGATCCACCGGAGGAAAACCTGGCGAAGGCCATTAACTTATATTCGGCCCTCGTCGGCACCTTGACCATGGCACGCACGATCAGCGATCCCGCTTTGGCAAGAAAAACGCTGGAAGGCGGCAAGCGCTATCTCCTGGCGACTTTTGTACCCCGAAGTTTAGAGAAGACCGTCACCCATGACGCTTCGGGTCACCCATAG
- a CDS encoding DUF1624 domain-containing protein, whose amino-acid sequence MSEKPSASPNRITAVDQLRGYAIFGMLVVNASGYFNFKTEQISHHRDWFSYADTIAPLFLFVVGMGMRLSWLNRAEKVGSSEARWAMAKRFTVLVLIGFTIYGGWLWDALTDIGLCGLLALFLIDKAPAIRIGAAFVYLGIYQAMFSWTIYGDWVTRAISFTGDNAAPVPLLIRAIPQWEELFEVSLNGGPLGPLSWVMMLLFGSLAYDLLAARDEKKFISGCLAWGIGLCVAGYLIHIPWGEAKPEWPTTAYLMTAPFPLWSTGLCFLTLLIFYLICDKVGFEIPTFTALGMNPLFIYILQSLVLNTLEDFEIEGLTRATGIPLFIAFYGAIAGLAWWMKQRKIFVKI is encoded by the coding sequence ATGTCCGAAAAACCGTCTGCCAGCCCGAACCGCATCACCGCTGTTGACCAACTCCGCGGCTACGCCATCTTCGGCATGCTTGTCGTCAACGCCAGCGGCTACTTCAACTTCAAGACCGAGCAGATCAGCCACCACCGCGACTGGTTCTCCTACGCCGACACCATCGCGCCCCTCTTCCTCTTCGTCGTCGGCATGGGCATGCGCCTTTCCTGGCTGAATCGCGCCGAAAAAGTCGGTAGTTCCGAAGCGCGCTGGGCCATGGCCAAGCGATTCACCGTCCTCGTTCTCATCGGCTTCACCATCTACGGCGGATGGCTCTGGGACGCCCTCACCGATATTGGCCTCTGCGGACTGCTGGCCCTTTTTCTCATCGACAAAGCTCCCGCCATCCGCATCGGCGCCGCCTTCGTCTACCTTGGCATCTATCAGGCCATGTTCTCCTGGACTATCTACGGCGACTGGGTCACTCGCGCCATCAGCTTCACCGGCGACAACGCCGCGCCCGTGCCCCTGTTGATCCGGGCCATTCCCCAGTGGGAAGAACTCTTCGAGGTCTCCCTCAATGGCGGTCCGCTTGGACCTCTGAGCTGGGTGATGATGCTTCTCTTCGGCTCCCTCGCCTATGATCTCCTCGCCGCGCGCGATGAAAAGAAATTCATCAGCGGCTGCCTGGCGTGGGGGATTGGCCTGTGCGTGGCGGGCTACCTCATCCACATCCCCTGGGGCGAGGCCAAACCCGAATGGCCCACCACGGCCTACCTCATGACCGCACCCTTCCCCCTATGGTCCACCGGCCTCTGCTTCCTCACCCTGCTGATCTTCTATCTGATCTGCGATAAAGTCGGCTTCGAAATCCCCACCTTCACCGCCCTCGGCATGAACCCCCTCTTCATCTACATCCTCCAGTCCCTCGTGCTCAATACCCTCGAAGATTTCGAAATCGAAGGCCTCACCCGCGCCACCGGCATCCCCCTCTTCATCGCCTTCTACGGAGCCATCGCCGGACTCGCCTGGTGGATGAAACAACGCAAGATCTTCGTGAAGATATAA
- a CDS encoding nuclear transport factor 2 family protein translates to MTIELTGAIKQYVEACNRHDVQSALASFSEEAVVHDEGATHRGAKAIESWLADTMDQFRFQLKPVRSLVDGEHEVVSMEVSGNFDGSPVILDSRFQIEDGEIASLEIGYAS, encoded by the coding sequence ATGACCATCGAACTCACCGGTGCAATCAAGCAGTACGTCGAGGCCTGCAACCGCCACGATGTGCAATCGGCCCTGGCCAGTTTTTCCGAGGAGGCCGTAGTACACGATGAGGGGGCAACCCATCGCGGCGCGAAGGCGATAGAATCCTGGCTCGCCGATACGATGGATCAGTTCCGGTTTCAACTCAAACCTGTCCGAAGCCTGGTCGATGGTGAACATGAGGTGGTGAGTATGGAAGTCTCCGGCAACTTCGACGGTAGCCCGGTGATCCTGGATTCTCGATTTCAGATTGAGGACGGAGAAATCGCATCACTGGAGATAGGCTACGCATCATAG
- a CDS encoding SDR family oxidoreductase, producing the protein MKQTRVIEDEFQGQRVLVTGGTKGTGRAIADRFLRGGATFVVTARQEPDSASGAHFIQADLSSLEGCNAVVDQVMEQLQGIDIIIHNVGGSSAPSGGFATVSDEIWQQNLNENLFPAVRLDRALLPAMIARGRGAIIHISSIQRTLPLFDSTLAYAAAKAALSNYSKGLSKEVSPKGIRVNSVAPGFIETDAAQRMIQRMAEHNNSDAATARESIMEMLGGIPLGRPNRPDEVAELVAFLASDRASSITGCEYVIDGGTIPTI; encoded by the coding sequence ATGAAACAGACCAGGGTTATTGAAGATGAATTCCAGGGGCAGCGCGTGCTGGTAACCGGGGGAACCAAGGGCACGGGGCGGGCTATCGCGGACCGCTTTCTCCGGGGGGGCGCGACATTCGTTGTCACCGCCCGTCAGGAACCCGATTCCGCGTCGGGGGCCCACTTTATCCAGGCGGATCTTTCCTCGCTCGAGGGCTGCAATGCCGTCGTCGATCAGGTCATGGAACAGCTTCAGGGCATCGACATCATCATTCACAACGTAGGTGGATCCTCGGCACCGAGCGGGGGCTTCGCCACCGTTAGCGACGAGATCTGGCAGCAGAACCTGAATGAGAATCTCTTTCCCGCCGTGCGTCTGGACCGCGCGTTGCTGCCCGCCATGATCGCCCGGGGAAGAGGCGCCATCATTCACATTTCATCCATACAGCGGACCTTGCCTTTGTTCGATTCGACCCTGGCCTATGCCGCCGCCAAGGCTGCCCTGAGCAACTACAGCAAGGGCCTGTCGAAGGAGGTGAGCCCAAAAGGCATCCGCGTCAATTCCGTCGCACCGGGCTTCATCGAGACCGATGCGGCACAACGCATGATTCAACGCATGGCGGAGCACAATAATAGCGACGCGGCCACCGCGCGCGAATCGATTATGGAAATGCTCGGAGGAATACCCCTGGGCCGCCCCAATCGCCCGGACGAAGTCGCCGAGCTCGTCGCGTTTCTCGCGTCGGATCGAGCGTCATCCATTACAGGTTGTGAATATGTCATCGACGGTGGAACCATCCCCACAATCTAG